TTTCTTACATTGTATAAAATAGGTGGAATTCACTATGCAATTCCCTATAAATTCTTCGCTTCTTCTACTAATTCCCATGCTGGAATACTTCCGCCATTCGTTACTTCAGTGATTTTCTCCGCCACATCCGCTTGTTGGAAGAGTTCTACAATCTTAAGCAATAACGGATTCTCGGCATCTTCTGCTCGCACCGCAATATTATTAACCCGGTCAATATTAATCGTCTCAGGCGTATCACCATATACGTAAATAGCGTCCGCTGGAACAAAGTCTGTTCCACCTAGGAATGAATTATCAATAAAGGCCGCATCCACATCAGGCACAGCCGCTGGAATTTGCGCTCCATCCAATTCAATCAATTCGAGATTTTTAGGATTTTCTTCAACATCGCTCGGGGTCGGCAGCAGCTCTCCATTATCCGCCAAAGTAAGTAAGCCTGCCTGCTCTAAAGTTTGTAAATTGTAACTTAAACTTGTCGGCGCAGAATTTACC
This region of Suicoccus acidiformans genomic DNA includes:
- a CDS encoding MetQ/NlpA family ABC transporter substrate-binding protein, encoding MRKFIKGLLAFLLLVGGLSPSFASAEERAFEGETVRVGVVGPEYEELWEFVAEKAMNEEGITLEVVLLTDYNTPNEALRDGSVDMNAFQHDVFLDNWNEENDGDLVSLAYTYAVPTRIYSQEYASLEELPEGAKIAVNSAPTSLSYNLQTLEQAGLLTLADNGELLPTPSDVEENPKNLELIELDGAQIPAAVPDVDAAFIDNSFLGGTDFVPADAIYVYGDTPETINIDRVNNIAVRAEDAENPLLLKIVELFQQADVAEKITEVTNGGSIPAWELVEEAKNL